Proteins encoded by one window of Vigna radiata var. radiata cultivar VC1973A chromosome 5, Vradiata_ver6, whole genome shotgun sequence:
- the LOC106759719 gene encoding F-box protein SKIP23 gives MADWSELPKDLLNLISQRLQSPLYLLRFRSVCSSWRSSSSSPFPFSHSITLNCTFSLSHRSLLLLTPPSTAPNRRPWLVKISHDPRAGTARLFYALSRFQPKRPRFALDLLRLHVLDLGREFRLSSACPSTESLFDEKLVLLSAGNDGFALLTIHISGKLALFRRGDSSWTIIPDMPTPYDDVCAFRGTFYAVDGNGRTVTVGLDSSLRVVTERVFGGDKKFLVECDGVLMLVDLYLFTDYENLDEEDVGIIGWERTMRFDVFRLDEEVGRWVEVASLGEWVLFLGDDCAFSASAKDLGVERGNYVVFRDDWLRAVRVANGVGVFDLDDGRISPLSECPGFSELFWPPPVWVRSH, from the coding sequence ATGGCGGACTGGTCTGAACTCCCGAAGGACCTTCTAAACCTAATCTCCCAACGCCTTCAAAGCCCTCTCTACCTTCTACGTTTCCGATCCGTTTGTTCTTCTTGgcgttcttcttcttcttccccttttccctTCTCTCACTCCATCACTCTCAACTGCACCTTCTCCCTCTCCCATCGCTCCCTTCTCCTCCTCACGCCACCCTCCACCGCCCCCAACCGCCGTCCCTGGCTCGTCAAAATTTCCCACGACCCACGCGCCGGTACCGCGCGTCTCTTCTACGCTCTTTCCCGCTTCCAGCCAAAACGACCCCGTTTCGCGCTCGACCTCCTCCGCCTCCACGTTCTCGACCTTGGCCGCGAGTTCCGCCTCTCCAGCGCCTGCCCCTCCACGGAATCCCTCTTTGACGAGAAGCTCGTCCTCCTCTCCGCCGGAAATGACGGCTTTGCCCTCCTCACCATCCACATCTCCGGCAAGCTCGCGCTCTTCCGCCGCGGAGATTCGAGCTGGACCATCATCCCCGACATGCCGACCCCCTACGATGATGTCTGCGCCTTCCGTGGCACCTTCTACGCCGTCGACGGCAACGGCCGTACAGTTACCGTGGGGCTCGACTCCTCGCTCCGCGTTGTCACGGAGCGCGTCTTCGGCGGGGACAAGAAGTTTCTGGTGGAGTGCGACGGCGTGCTGATGCTGGTGGACCTGTACTTGTTCACGGACTACGAAAATTTGGACGAGGAGGATGTTGGTATCATTGGGTGGGAGAGGACGATGAGGTTTGATGTGTTTAGGCTCGATGAGGAGGTGGGGAGGTGGGTGGAGGTGGCGAGTTTGGGGGAGTGGGTTTTGTTCTTGGGAGATGATTGTGCGTTTTCGGCTTCTGCCAAGGATTTGGGGGTTGAGAGAGGGAACTACGTGGTGTTTAGAGATGATTGGTTGCGTGCTGTCAGGGTTGCTAACGGAGTGGGAGTTTTTGATTTGGATGATGGAAGGATTTCGCCCTTGTCTGAGTGTCCTGGCTTTTCTGAGCTATTCTGGCCGCCCCCGGTTTGGGTCAGGTCCCATTGA